The Streptomyces cyaneogriseus subsp. noncyanogenus region CTCAAGGCCGACGACTTCCGCACCTACACCACCGAGGGCACCCGCACCACCGCCGAGCCCACCACCGTGGAGTGGGAGGCCGCCTCCTACGACATGGGCGGCCACGACACCTACATGCACAAGGAGATCCACGAGCAGGCCGACGCCGTGGACCGCGTGCTGCGCGGCCGCATCGACGACCGCTTCTCCACCGTGCACCTCGGCGGCCTCAACCTGGACGCCCGCGAGGCGCGCCGGATCCGCCGCGTGAAGATCCTCGGCTGCGGCACCTCCTACCACGCGGGCATGATCGGCGCCCAGATGATCGAGGAGCTGGCCCGCATCCCCGCCGACGCCGAGCCGGCCTCGGAGTTCCGCTACCGCAACGCGGTCGTCGACCCCGACACCCTGTACGTCGCCGTCTCCCAGTCCGGTGAGACCTACGACGTGCTGGCGGCCGTGCAGGAGCTCAAGCGCAAGGGCGCCCGGGTGCTGGGCGTGGTCAACGTGGTCGGCTCCGCGATCGCCCGGGAGGCCGACGGCGGCATCTACGTCCACGCCGGGCCCGAGGTCTGCGTGGTGTCGACCAAGTGCTTCACCAACACCTGTGTCGCCTTCGCGCTGCTCGCCCTGCACCTGGGCCGGGTCCGCGACCTGTCCGTCCGGGACGGCAAGCGGATCATCGAGGGCCTGCGCCGGCTGCCCCAGCAGATCTCCGAGATCATGGAGCGGGAGGAAGAGGTCAAGAAGCTGGCCGAGCAGTTCGCCGAGGCCCGCTCGATGCTCTTCATCGGCCGGGTCCGCGGCTACCCGGTCGCCCGCGAGGCCTCCCTGAAGCTCAAGGAGGTCTCCTACATCCACGCCGAGGCGTACCCGGCCTCCGAGCTGAAGCACGGCCCGCTCGCGCTGATCGAGCCCGCGCTGCCGACCGTGGCGATCGTGCCGGACGACGACCTGCTGGAGAAGAACCGCGCGGCCATGGAGGAGATCAAGGCCCGCAGCGGCCGGATCCTCGCCGTCGCCCACCAGGAACAGGCCAAGGCCGACCACACCATCGTGGTGCCGAAGAACGAGGACGAGCTGGACCCGATCCTCATGGGCATCCCGCTCCAGCTCCTCGCCTACCACACGGCGCTGACGCTCGGCCGGGACATCGACAAGCCGCGCAACCTGGCCAAGTCGGTGACGGTGGAGTAGGCCCCGTCTCCCGCCGGACCCGCACGACCCCCTGTGTGCCATGCGCACAGGGGGTCGCTCCCGTGGACGGGGCCGCCCTGCCCCGGCCCGGGGGATGCCGGCCGGTGGCCGTCACCCCCCGGCCGGCAGCGCGCGGGAAGGCCGCCTTCCCTTCGTGCGCGATGGTGCGTCGACCGGTATATGCCCGTCGCACAGGCGGGAACACGTGATCGGAGCGGCGAATGGGCCGCCCCGGCGCGGGGGTTGACGCTCTCAGCGCCTCATCTCCCCCGGTACGGGGGCGGGTTGCGCGCCGGCGGCGGGCACGCGGAGGGTCACGGGATGACGGGGGTCACGGGATGACGA contains the following coding sequences:
- the glmS gene encoding glutamine--fructose-6-phosphate transaminase (isomerizing) translates to MCGIVGYIGKRDVAPLLLEGLQRLEYRGYDSAGIVVTSPKAAGLKMVKAKGRVRDLEAKVPARFKGTTGIAHTRWATHGAPSDVNAHPHLDAEGKVAVVHNGIIDNAADLRRKLEADGVEFLSETDTEVLVHLIARSQAEKLEDKVRETVRLIEGTYGIAVLHADFPDRIVVARNGSPVVLGIGEKEMFVASDIAALVAHTRQIVTLDDGEMATLKADDFRTYTTEGTRTTAEPTTVEWEAASYDMGGHDTYMHKEIHEQADAVDRVLRGRIDDRFSTVHLGGLNLDAREARRIRRVKILGCGTSYHAGMIGAQMIEELARIPADAEPASEFRYRNAVVDPDTLYVAVSQSGETYDVLAAVQELKRKGARVLGVVNVVGSAIAREADGGIYVHAGPEVCVVSTKCFTNTCVAFALLALHLGRVRDLSVRDGKRIIEGLRRLPQQISEIMEREEEVKKLAEQFAEARSMLFIGRVRGYPVAREASLKLKEVSYIHAEAYPASELKHGPLALIEPALPTVAIVPDDDLLEKNRAAMEEIKARSGRILAVAHQEQAKADHTIVVPKNEDELDPILMGIPLQLLAYHTALTLGRDIDKPRNLAKSVTVE